One stretch of Clavelina lepadiformis chromosome 6, kaClaLepa1.1, whole genome shotgun sequence DNA includes these proteins:
- the LOC143462423 gene encoding polyglutamine-binding protein 1-like: protein MPLPPALAARLAKRGIITQTKPTSLQDEEVIEENYDNPAEVENRDEFGNPLPLIWKKVWNDEYNTCYYWDTESGRVSWLPPDDPEAEIAYPASKLASGLERRNTQESDKAKSFSKMPRRRTTRSERIKEPEEFDPMDPSSYSDAPRGNWSVGLKKINDAKSGVDSTANGPLFQQRPYPSPGEVLNRNKQATQSYGPVQS from the coding sequence ATGCCTTTACCACCTGCACTAGCTGCTCGTTTAGCCAAGAGGGGAATTATAACACAAACTAAACCTACTTCGCTGCAAGATGAGGAGGTGATAGAAGAAAACTATGACAACCCAGCCGAAGTTGAAAATCGTGATGAATTTGGAAATCCACTTCCATTGAtatggaaaaaagtttggaatGATGAGTACAATACCTGCTACTATTGGGATACTGAATCAGGGAGAGTAAGTTGGTTGCCCCCTGATGATCCTGAAGCTGAAATTGCATATCCTGCATCTAAATTAGCATCCGGTTTGGAAAGGCGCAATACCCAAGAATCAGATAAAGCGAAATCTTTTAGTAAAATGCCGAGACGAAGAACAACTAGAAGTGAAAGGATAAAAGAACCAGAGGAATTTGATCCTATGGATCCTAGTTCATATTCAGATGCACCTCGGGGGAATTGGTCAGTTGGTTTGAAAAAGATCAACGATGCAAAAAGTGGTGTGGATTCAACAGCAAATGGCCCATTATTTCAGCAAAGACCATATCCATCTCCTGGAGAAGTACTCAATCGTAATAAACAGGCTACTCAAAGTTATGGACCAGTGCAGTCTTGA